GAAGGCGGTCAGGACTGCTGTTCTGGTTCGGCTCATGGGGCCGCATACTCGACTACACACCACCGCTAGCACAAGGACGACAGCGGTATCGCTGCAACTCCAGACGCGGTGCCGTCCAACGGTAGGATCTCGAACGCGTTGTTTGCGGGTAGGCGTCCAAGACGGGAGCGGGACGATGGACAAGGCGTTGACGTCACGACAGTTGGTCATGGTGATGGTCGCGATGGCGATTGCCATCTCGGGTTGGGCGGTGTTGGTTGGAGGACCAGCGTCAGCTCAGGGAGATAGTGAGTCGGGTAGCGGTCTCGACACCAGCAGCGAGTCCGAGCCGGGTTCGGGTACCCGCATAATCGACACCAGTCAGTACGACACCCCGGCCGAGCTCAGCGTCGCCATCTCCCAGGAGATGCCGGACGATGCGGTCATCGATGAAGTCCTGATCGCCCGGGACGACGACTTCGCTGACGCACTGGCGTCTGGCGCCCTACAGGGCACCCGACCACTGCTCCTGATTCCTGGGCAGGGCGAGCTGCCCGCCATCGTCGGCGATGAGATCAGCCGACTGGGCGTCGAGCGCGTCGTGGTTCTGGGCGGCACCGCTGCCGTGTCCGACACTGTCATCGGCGATCTGATTCGACTGGGTCTCGCCGTCGACCGCGTCGCCGGCCCCGATCGGATCTCGACCGCCGCGGAGATCGCCGACCGCATTGCCTCAGACGAGCCGGTCGAGACCGTGATCCTCGCGCGCGCGTACGGGAGCAGCGGCGACCCGACTCAAGCCTTCGCCGACGCGCTCGCCGCTGGCGCAATGGGCGCCGAGACGGGCTGGCCGATCCTGCTGACCGACAGCAGCACGCTGTCAAGCCGCACGCGGGATGTCATCCGGGACGGCGTGGAGGACGTCTACATCGTGGGGGGCACCGAGGCGATCAGCGCCGCTGTCGAGGCAGAGCTGGAGACACTGACCCGAGTCACCCGGGTGGCCGGCCCCAACCGATTCGGAACAGCCGCCGAGATCGCCAAGGTCGTCGCCGACAGAGACACGGTCGACGATGCGGACGGCATCGCCGGGTGGACCCTGATCGAGGGCACCGAGGAGGATGCGTGGCAGGCCGGCTTTGCCGCTGCCTCTGTCTCCGCGGCCACCGACTCTCCCATCCTGCTGGGCACCGGCGAGGCACTTCCCGTCGAGACTGAAGCACAGATGAGCCAGACGGAGGTGGCCGCTCCAGAGGACGACGACACGGTCCTGCTGTGCATCATCTCCTTCGAGACGTGCGAGTTCGGACGTCGCGGCACCGGTCTGCCGCCATCACCGCTGATCGGGATCCGTCCTGCGGACGGCGCCGCAGTCGGCTTCGGTTCGAACGTCATGATTGGTGTGGACCCCGTCGATCTGGCGGCGGGTACCGAACTGTTGATCGAGGGTTGCCTAGCCGCTGCAACTCCTGATGCCTCGGGAGTCATCGAGCTGGACGATTCGGGCAACGCCGTGTTGCAAGTGCCTCGCTACGGCGAACGGGAAACTTGTGACTCGACCCTGCGCGCCACGTTCGACAACGGGGAGACGGCCGTGGTCAGCCGCGGCTACGTTCGGCCGGCCGGCAGTGTCGAACCCGACAATGTGGACATAACCGTCATCCCCTCCGTGCGGGACGACCGCGACACCCCGTATCCGGTCGTGCTGCGGTCAACCACGACGTGCGACCATGACCCCGAAGGCATCGAGAACGTCGATGATCTCATCCTTACCGGTGAGGTCCCTGTCGCTGACGCTGACGGAAACCCGTACCCCCCGCTCGCGACTTGGGATGACATGCAAGGCCAGAGCGAGGTGCTCAGCGACGCCCGGTGCACGCTCAAACTCATCGCTGACTCGGACGCCACCTTCGTCAACCGTTACCAGGTCACCATCGGCGAAGGGGATGATTCGACCGAGGTCTTCGGCGGCACCGGGCAAACCGTGGAGCTCGACATCGCCGATGCGAGCCCGGACCAGGACCCGATCACCGTCACATACGACGTTCTGGTAAGCAGCCTCGCCATCGTCGACACGAGTTGGCCAGCGCCAGAACGTGAGGGTGTTCCCGTGTGGATCCTGGACAGGAACATCCGGGCCAACTGCTTCTTTGGACAGCTTGCGTCGACGCCCAGCAAGTTGATGGCTCCTGCCGGTCTCCCTTGTACCTTCCTGTGGATAGACGGGTCGGACGGCATCCTCGTGATGTACCTGGGGCACCCATTGACGCTCCAAGACGGCGGCCAGATCCAGATCGAGAGAGACCGCGGGCCCTTGGGAGTGTGGGGCGAATTCTCAACGACGGGATGACCGGTGTGGCGACCTCCGCCAGACGAGTGGGAGTGGCTGTCGCACCCCCCGGGTAGGTTGGGGCGGATCGTGAGCAGCCCTGACCCATCCGCCGTTCCCGCCCCCGCATCGACCCTCGTTGTGGCCGGTGCCAGAGAGCACAACCTCAAGGATGTCTCGATCGAGATCCCGCGGGATGCCCTGGTCGTCTTCAGCGGTCTGAGCGGCTCCGGCAAGTCATCGCTGGCCTTCGACACCATCTACGCGGAGGGGCAGCGGCGGTACGTCGAGTCGCTCAGCGCGTACGCGCGGCAGTTCCTGGGCCAGATGGACAAGCCGGACGTCGACTTCATCGAGGGGCTGTCCCCGGCCATCTCGATCGACCAGAAGACCACCTCGAAGAACCCGCGGTCCACGGTCGGGACGATCACGGAGGTGTACGACTACCTCCGGCTTCTCTTCGCGCGGATCGGCAAGCCCCACTGCCCGGAGTGCGGTCGGCCGATCGAGCGCCAGTCAGCCGAGCAGATCGTGGACCAGTTGGAGCAGCTGCCCGAGGGGGAGCGCTTCATGGTCCTCGCACCCGTGGTCCGGGGACGCAAGGGCAACTACACGACGCTCATGAAGGAGCTCTCGCAGAAGGGCTTTGCTCGTGCGCTGGTGAACGGGGAGATGGCGGACCTTGCCGACCCGCCCGAGCTCGAGCGGTACGAGCAGCACGACATCGAGGTCGTGGTCGATCGACTGGTGGCCAAGCCGGACATCCGCCGGCGACTGAACGACGCGATCGAGCAGGCGCTCAACCTGGCCGACGGCCTGGCGGCGGTGGTGACGGTACCCAAGGACGGGGAGGGGGAGCGGACGGTCTTCAGTGAGCATCTCGCCTGTCCCTACGACGGGCTGTCGTTCGACAAGCTGGAGCCGCGCTCGTTCTCGTTCAACACCCCGTACGGGGCCTGCACGGCCTGCGACGGTCTGGGCATCCGCAAAGAGGTTGACCCGGATCTGGTGATCACATCGATCGACGACTCGATCGACGACGGGGTGATCATCCCGTTCTCCAGCGGGCCACAGCAGCGCTACTTCTCCCAGGTGCTCGCCGCGATCGCGGACAAGCGTGGCTTCAAGACCTCGACGCCATGGAAGTCATTGAAGGCCAAGGACAAGCGCGTGCTGCTCCACGGCCTGGACGGCAAGGTCCACGTCAGCTACACCAACCGCTACGGCCGGAAGCGCTCCTACAACGCCAACTTCGAGGGCGCCATCCCGTGGCTGCAGCGCAAGTACGCGGAGACCGACTCCGACTACCAGCGCGACAAGATCCAGGAGTACATGCGCGAGGTGCCGTGTCCGACGTGCAAGGGCGCGCGCCTGCGGCCCCTCCCGCTCCACGTGCTGATCGAGGGCAAGTCGATCGCCGACGTGTCGGCGATGTCGATCCGCGACAGCGAGGCCTTCTTCGACCAGGTGGTGCTGGACGAGCGCGACGCCATGATCGCCGCACCGGTGCTGAAGGAGATCAATGAGCGGCTCTCCTTCCTGCTGGACGTCGGTCTCGACTACCTGACCCTGTCCCGCGCCGCAGGCACGCTGGCGGGTGGCGAGGCACAGCGCATTCGGCTGGCCACCCAGATCGGGTCCGGGCTCGTGGGCTGCCTGTACGTCCTGGACGAGCCGTCGATCGGCCTGCACCAGCGCGACAACGAGCGGCTGATCGACACGCTGGTGCGTCTGCGGAACCTGGGCAACACCGTCATCGTCGTCGAGCACGACCGGGCGACCATGGAGGCGGCGGACCACATCGTCGAGATCGGCCCGGGGGCGGGGGAGCGGGGCGGTGAGATCGTCCACTCCGGCACCTTGGACGGCTTGCTCGACAACGACCGCTCGATGACCGGGGCCTACCTCTCGGGCCGCAAGTCCATCGCGGTGCCGGAGGCTCGGCGCAAGGTGACGAAGTCCAAGTCGATCACCGTCCGCGGGGCACGTGAGCACAACCTCGACAATGTGACCGTGAAGTTCCCGCTCGGGGTGTTCACGGCCGTCACCGGCGTCAGCGGCTCGGGCAAGTCGACGCTGGTGAACGACATCCTGAAGCAGGTGCTGCTGCGACACGTCTACGGGTCGCGGACCGTTCCCGGTGCACACCGGAAGGTGGACGGTCTGGACAAGATCGACAAGGTCGTCGGGATCGACCAGTCGCCTATCGGGCGGACGCCGCGCTCCAACCCCGCCACCTACACCGGGGTCTTCGACCACATCCGCAAGCTCTTCGCTGCGACGCAGGAGGCGAAGGTCCGCGGCTACCAGCCCGGCCGGTTCTCCTTCAACGTCAAGGGCGGCCGGTGCGAGAACTGCAAGGGCGACGGGACGATCAAGATCGACATGCAGTTCCTGCCGGACATCTACGTCCCGTGTGAGGTGTGCAAGGGCGCGCGATACAACCGCGAGACGCTGCAGGTGCACTACAAGGGCAAGACCATCTCCGACGTCCTCGACATGCCGATCGACGAGGCACTCACGTTCTTCGAGAACCTGACGTCGATCCGAACCCACATGGAGACCCTGGTCGACGTCGGCCTGGGCTACGTCCGGCTGGGACAGTCGGCGACCACGCTGTCCGGTGGAGAGGCGCAGCGGGTCAAGCTCGCCAGCGAGCTGCGGAAACGCCAGACCGGCCAGACCGTCTACATCCTTGACGAGCCCACCACCGGCTTGCACTTCGACGACGTCCGGAAGCTGCTGGACGTCCTGCACCGCTTGGTGGACAAGGGCAACACGGTCATCGTGATCGAGCACGACCTCGAGGTGGTCAAGACCGCTGACTGGATCATCGACCTGGGGCCCGAGGGCGGGTCGGGCGGTGGCACCATCATCGGTGAGGGGACACCGGAGCAGATCGTCGACACCCCCAACAGCTACACCGGCAAGTTCCTGGCCGGGATGCTGGACTGATCCTGTCATCTTGCGGGTGAGGGCGCGAGGGCAGGGTGTGACGGGTCGCTGTCCGGTCTTGGTGGGTGGACTTGCCGCCTGTCAGGCGCGGCAGGTCCACCCACCGAACCAAGCCGGCACCGCCCAGTGACCCCACACGCCGACGTGAACACCCCCGGTCGGAGCGCGGACGTCGTGGTGGTCGGCGGGGGGCCGGCCGGGCTCGCCTCAGCGCTCCTCGCCGCGCGGCGCGGGTTCTCCGTGGTCCTGGTCGAGGCGTCCGACC
This Euzebya tangerina DNA region includes the following protein-coding sequences:
- the uvrA gene encoding excinuclease ABC subunit UvrA, whose product is MSSPDPSAVPAPASTLVVAGAREHNLKDVSIEIPRDALVVFSGLSGSGKSSLAFDTIYAEGQRRYVESLSAYARQFLGQMDKPDVDFIEGLSPAISIDQKTTSKNPRSTVGTITEVYDYLRLLFARIGKPHCPECGRPIERQSAEQIVDQLEQLPEGERFMVLAPVVRGRKGNYTTLMKELSQKGFARALVNGEMADLADPPELERYEQHDIEVVVDRLVAKPDIRRRLNDAIEQALNLADGLAAVVTVPKDGEGERTVFSEHLACPYDGLSFDKLEPRSFSFNTPYGACTACDGLGIRKEVDPDLVITSIDDSIDDGVIIPFSSGPQQRYFSQVLAAIADKRGFKTSTPWKSLKAKDKRVLLHGLDGKVHVSYTNRYGRKRSYNANFEGAIPWLQRKYAETDSDYQRDKIQEYMREVPCPTCKGARLRPLPLHVLIEGKSIADVSAMSIRDSEAFFDQVVLDERDAMIAAPVLKEINERLSFLLDVGLDYLTLSRAAGTLAGGEAQRIRLATQIGSGLVGCLYVLDEPSIGLHQRDNERLIDTLVRLRNLGNTVIVVEHDRATMEAADHIVEIGPGAGERGGEIVHSGTLDGLLDNDRSMTGAYLSGRKSIAVPEARRKVTKSKSITVRGAREHNLDNVTVKFPLGVFTAVTGVSGSGKSTLVNDILKQVLLRHVYGSRTVPGAHRKVDGLDKIDKVVGIDQSPIGRTPRSNPATYTGVFDHIRKLFAATQEAKVRGYQPGRFSFNVKGGRCENCKGDGTIKIDMQFLPDIYVPCEVCKGARYNRETLQVHYKGKTISDVLDMPIDEALTFFENLTSIRTHMETLVDVGLGYVRLGQSATTLSGGEAQRVKLASELRKRQTGQTVYILDEPTTGLHFDDVRKLLDVLHRLVDKGNTVIVIEHDLEVVKTADWIIDLGPEGGSGGGTIIGEGTPEQIVDTPNSYTGKFLAGMLD
- a CDS encoding cell wall-binding repeat-containing protein, with amino-acid sequence MDKALTSRQLVMVMVAMAIAISGWAVLVGGPASAQGDSESGSGLDTSSESEPGSGTRIIDTSQYDTPAELSVAISQEMPDDAVIDEVLIARDDDFADALASGALQGTRPLLLIPGQGELPAIVGDEISRLGVERVVVLGGTAAVSDTVIGDLIRLGLAVDRVAGPDRISTAAEIADRIASDEPVETVILARAYGSSGDPTQAFADALAAGAMGAETGWPILLTDSSTLSSRTRDVIRDGVEDVYIVGGTEAISAAVEAELETLTRVTRVAGPNRFGTAAEIAKVVADRDTVDDADGIAGWTLIEGTEEDAWQAGFAAASVSAATDSPILLGTGEALPVETEAQMSQTEVAAPEDDDTVLLCIISFETCEFGRRGTGLPPSPLIGIRPADGAAVGFGSNVMIGVDPVDLAAGTELLIEGCLAAATPDASGVIELDDSGNAVLQVPRYGERETCDSTLRATFDNGETAVVSRGYVRPAGSVEPDNVDITVIPSVRDDRDTPYPVVLRSTTTCDHDPEGIENVDDLILTGEVPVADADGNPYPPLATWDDMQGQSEVLSDARCTLKLIADSDATFVNRYQVTIGEGDDSTEVFGGTGQTVELDIADASPDQDPITVTYDVLVSSLAIVDTSWPAPEREGVPVWILDRNIRANCFFGQLASTPSKLMAPAGLPCTFLWIDGSDGILVMYLGHPLTLQDGGQIQIERDRGPLGVWGEFSTTG